A genome region from Rhodanobacter thiooxydans includes the following:
- a CDS encoding DUF456 domain-containing protein translates to MEIALYLLAALLILGGLAGTVLPMLPGIPMIFGGIWLVAALDGYQHLGLAWLLVIGVLGALGVLVDFVAGTLGAKRVGASPRALWGATLGTVVGMFLGIPGLILGPFVGALLGELSAGASVLRSTHVGAGTWLGLLAGTLVKLVISFLMVGLFGLAMLF, encoded by the coding sequence ATGGAAATCGCGCTCTACCTGCTCGCTGCACTGCTCATCCTCGGCGGCCTCGCCGGCACCGTGCTGCCGATGCTGCCGGGCATCCCGATGATCTTCGGCGGCATCTGGCTGGTCGCCGCGCTCGATGGTTACCAACACCTGGGCCTGGCCTGGCTGCTGGTGATCGGCGTGCTCGGTGCGCTCGGCGTGCTGGTCGACTTCGTCGCCGGCACGCTGGGCGCCAAGCGGGTCGGCGCCAGTCCGCGCGCGTTGTGGGGCGCCACGCTCGGCACCGTGGTCGGCATGTTCCTCGGCATCCCGGGGCTGATCCTGGGGCCGTTCGTGGGCGCGCTGCTGGGCGAGCTCAGCGCCGGCGCCAGCGTGCTGCGCTCTACCCACGTCGGCGCCGGCACCTGGCTCGGGCTGCTCGCCGGCACCCTGGTCAAGCTGGTGATCTCGTTCCTGATGGTCGGCCTGTTCGGCCTGGCCATGCTGTTCTAG
- a CDS encoding DUF885 domain-containing protein encodes MRKIPAFALAATLTFAGALHAQAAPAAWIERSNADAKVLLDTIARFNPEFASQVGLPGYDSKVADLKPGIDERSRAALVQARDRLGKLLATEQDPNVRGDLKIMIETTAQRIEGIDLDRKYLLPYQDVGALVFNGEFVLLKDDVDVARRPAALARLQCYVGKAPGCTPVTEQAKALTTARLGNKALLGPYQGEVEQKLANTPRYVEGIRQLFAKYKLDTPEGKAALDALDAQLKQYDAWVRHTVLPHARTDFRLPEPLYAYRLRQVGIDIPPEQLMKQAELEFMELRGMMQVMAPAVAKAEGIHATDYRDVFKALKQQQLARDQVEPWYHEVLGHIEDIIRREHIVTLPQRQMQMRVASEAESAAQPAPHMDPPPFLNNHGERGTFVLTMGNPAANGDKSQAYDDFTFKAAAWTLTAHEGRPGHELQFAAMVERGVSLARSLFAFNSVNVEGWALYAESEMLPYEPPAGQFAALQARLQRAARAYLDPMLNLGLITPERAQQVLVREVGLSEPMARQEINRYTFRAPGQATAYFYGYLRLQQLRLQTELALGPKFDRLAFNDFVIGQGLLPPEQLAEAVRTQFVPAQRKH; translated from the coding sequence ATGCGCAAGATCCCGGCCTTCGCCCTGGCCGCTACGCTGACCTTCGCCGGAGCGCTGCACGCGCAGGCTGCCCCCGCCGCATGGATCGAGCGCAGCAACGCCGACGCCAAGGTATTGCTGGATACCATCGCCCGCTTCAACCCGGAGTTTGCCAGCCAGGTCGGCCTGCCCGGCTATGACAGCAAGGTGGCGGACCTGAAGCCCGGCATCGACGAGCGCTCGCGCGCCGCGCTGGTGCAAGCCAGGGACAGGCTCGGCAAGCTGCTCGCCACGGAGCAGGACCCGAACGTGCGCGGGGACCTCAAGATCATGATCGAGACCACCGCGCAGCGGATCGAGGGCATCGACCTCGACCGCAAATACCTGCTGCCCTACCAGGACGTCGGCGCGCTGGTCTTCAACGGCGAGTTCGTCCTGCTCAAGGACGACGTCGACGTCGCGCGCCGTCCCGCCGCGCTCGCGCGCCTGCAGTGCTACGTCGGCAAGGCGCCCGGCTGCACGCCGGTCACCGAGCAGGCCAAGGCGCTGACCACGGCCCGGCTGGGCAACAAGGCGCTGCTCGGCCCCTACCAGGGTGAGGTCGAGCAGAAGCTCGCCAACACGCCGCGCTACGTCGAAGGCATCCGCCAGCTGTTCGCCAAGTACAAGCTCGACACGCCCGAGGGCAAGGCCGCGCTCGACGCGCTCGATGCCCAGCTGAAGCAGTACGACGCCTGGGTGCGCCATACCGTGCTGCCGCACGCGCGCACCGACTTCCGCCTGCCCGAGCCGCTGTACGCCTACCGCCTGCGGCAGGTCGGCATCGACATCCCGCCCGAGCAGCTGATGAAGCAGGCCGAGCTCGAGTTCATGGAGCTGCGCGGCATGATGCAGGTGATGGCGCCGGCGGTGGCCAAGGCCGAGGGCATCCACGCCACCGACTATCGTGACGTGTTCAAGGCGCTGAAGCAGCAGCAGCTTGCCCGCGACCAGGTCGAACCGTGGTACCACGAGGTGCTCGGCCACATCGAGGACATCATCCGCCGCGAACACATCGTCACCCTGCCGCAGCGCCAGATGCAGATGCGCGTGGCTTCGGAGGCCGAATCCGCGGCACAGCCGGCGCCGCACATGGACCCGCCGCCGTTCCTCAACAATCACGGCGAGCGCGGCACCTTCGTGCTGACCATGGGCAACCCGGCGGCGAACGGCGACAAGAGCCAGGCCTACGACGACTTCACCTTCAAGGCCGCCGCGTGGACGCTGACCGCGCACGAAGGCCGGCCCGGCCACGAGCTGCAGTTCGCCGCAATGGTCGAGCGCGGCGTATCGCTGGCGCGCAGCCTGTTCGCCTTCAACAGCGTCAACGTGGAAGGCTGGGCGCTGTACGCGGAGTCCGAGATGCTGCCGTATGAGCCGCCGGCCGGCCAGTTCGCCGCACTGCAGGCAAGATTGCAGCGTGCCGCCCGCGCGTATCTGGATCCGATGCTCAACCTGGGCCTGATCACGCCCGAGCGCGCGCAGCAGGTGCTGGTGCGCGAGGTCGGCCTGTCCGAGCCGATGGCACGGCAGGAGATCAACCGCTACACGTTCCGCGCGCCCGGCCAGGCCACCGCGTACTTCTACGGCTACCTACGCCTGCAGCAGCTGCGCCTGCAGACCGAGCTGGCGCTGGGTCCGAAGTTCGACCGCCTGGCCTTCAACGACTTCGTGATCGGCCAGGGCCTGCTGCCGCCGGAGCAGCTGGCCGAAGCGGTGCGCACCCAGTTCGTGCCGGCGCAGCGCAAGCACTGA